From Methylocystis sp. ATCC 49242, one genomic window encodes:
- a CDS encoding DEAD/DEAH box helicase, with product MASRKRPTGSNQDDLFNPEVELLLPARLAIDGKVLGSPVRQLAVPARWVGCRLRPFAIRRVNGYETTLESGEILKIISAKTATPLEADLILLVPGATEPKRIAEALELGEGRWMNAPPTCIDTLDRSARAERLKAVSASWIDAIHLREGRAGADGRPEQPGLRRPQIGALHAALAHATRSTDPATIVMPTGTGKTETMLALNANQRFERLLVVVPTDALREQIAGKFETFGVLKQQKCLDETAAFPMVMRLSHIPTSQAEVDEIFDSANVVVSTMQIAGRADAPVQERMAARASALFIDEAHHIGAPTWSRFRGLFIDRDPPLPIVQFTATPFREDGRRVDGEFIYTYPLKKAQAEGYFKPIRFEAVFGLDQPDADLAIAEKLGEVLQADLEAGLNHLAMARCQTIERAKDLHQLYSTIFPEFHPVIVHSQQSIRERRANLAALRRFESRIIVCVDMLGEGFDLPELKIAGLHDPHKSIAVTIQFVGRFTRQDPRLGDATVIANTGVDDIDRSLAKLYAEDADWNALVEALSTAKIDRQVRRAEMFKGFVGDLSDIPLQTLEPKMNAVVYRTACDAWEPLRAEDLYNPGVYLGMKVNPHQRMAIFVTRSEEQAGWTTAQHATNVVWDLHMMHWDPDKKLLYISSSAKGPYDRLAKAVCGDTTRRVEGEEVFRSLHGFNRLILRNLGLTHHQGRGVRYSMYMGVDVADGLDTAKSQSRIKNNVFATGFLDGVPASRGCSAKGKFWSISPVRDLTDWVEWCGDIGTAVNDPGITTDGVFKSAMRPRQINNRPSVPPVAIHWPESVLIQIEDRIEISFDDIAAPFAECDIELVDHERTGPLRFAVRSDTQIAEFEIVFAEGGARYPQRSGPKATIKFSGKVKTLSESFGEDSPQIDFGDGSLLIYSHLYALPDGVQVEPYPSDRIEVWDWSGTDIRTESQGSEKRADSVQRRVIETLLADGDAYDLIFDDDGAGEIADVVTLRVTEGLVQVTLHHCKFSSADTPGARVKDLYEVCGQAQKSARWRDRPSRMFTHMLRREKLRLDKGQSSRFEHGNAAFLKRLKASWQDYRYEFDVRIIQPGLSRAVITEEGLHLLAGVETYLLETRAMKLRVMGSA from the coding sequence ATGGCCTCCCGCAAGCGACCCACCGGCTCCAACCAGGACGATCTCTTCAACCCCGAGGTCGAACTCCTGCTGCCGGCTCGGCTTGCCATTGACGGCAAGGTGCTGGGAAGCCCCGTGCGCCAGTTGGCGGTTCCGGCGCGGTGGGTGGGTTGCCGGCTGCGCCCCTTCGCCATCCGCCGCGTCAATGGTTACGAGACGACCCTGGAATCCGGCGAGATTCTGAAGATCATCAGTGCGAAGACGGCGACGCCATTGGAAGCCGATCTCATTCTCCTTGTGCCCGGCGCAACGGAGCCGAAACGGATCGCCGAAGCGCTCGAACTGGGTGAAGGCCGGTGGATGAATGCACCGCCGACCTGCATCGACACGCTGGATCGTTCCGCGCGTGCCGAGCGCCTGAAGGCTGTCTCCGCTTCCTGGATCGACGCGATTCATCTGCGCGAGGGACGAGCTGGGGCGGACGGCCGGCCGGAGCAGCCTGGCTTGCGGCGTCCACAGATCGGCGCGCTTCATGCCGCGCTTGCCCACGCGACGCGATCGACGGATCCGGCCACCATCGTCATGCCAACGGGCACGGGCAAGACCGAGACAATGCTGGCGCTCAATGCCAACCAGCGGTTCGAGCGACTGCTGGTGGTGGTGCCTACCGACGCGCTACGCGAGCAGATCGCGGGCAAATTCGAGACCTTCGGCGTCCTGAAACAGCAGAAATGCCTTGATGAGACCGCAGCCTTCCCTATGGTCATGCGGCTCTCGCATATCCCGACCAGCCAGGCCGAAGTCGATGAAATCTTCGACAGCGCCAATGTCGTCGTCAGCACGATGCAGATCGCTGGCCGGGCGGACGCCCCGGTTCAGGAACGGATGGCGGCCCGTGCATCGGCGTTGTTCATCGACGAGGCGCACCATATCGGCGCGCCGACCTGGTCGCGATTTCGCGGCCTCTTCATCGACCGGGACCCGCCGCTTCCGATCGTCCAGTTCACCGCCACCCCCTTCCGTGAGGACGGCCGGCGCGTCGATGGCGAGTTCATCTATACCTACCCGCTCAAGAAGGCGCAGGCCGAGGGCTATTTCAAGCCGATCCGGTTCGAGGCGGTGTTCGGGCTCGATCAGCCCGATGCAGACCTTGCGATCGCCGAGAAGCTCGGCGAAGTCCTCCAGGCCGATCTGGAAGCCGGCCTCAATCATCTCGCCATGGCGCGTTGCCAGACGATCGAGCGGGCCAAGGATCTCCACCAGCTCTATAGCACGATATTCCCCGAGTTCCACCCGGTCATCGTCCATAGCCAGCAGTCGATCCGCGAGCGCCGCGCGAATCTTGCCGCGCTGCGGCGTTTCGAGAGCCGGATCATCGTGTGCGTCGACATGCTGGGCGAAGGCTTCGATCTCCCGGAACTGAAGATCGCGGGTCTGCATGATCCGCACAAAAGCATCGCCGTCACTATCCAGTTCGTCGGCCGCTTCACCCGGCAGGATCCGCGCTTGGGCGACGCGACCGTCATCGCCAACACCGGCGTGGACGACATCGATCGGTCGCTCGCCAAACTCTATGCCGAAGACGCCGACTGGAACGCTCTGGTCGAGGCTCTCAGCACAGCCAAAATCGACCGGCAGGTTCGGCGCGCCGAGATGTTCAAGGGCTTTGTCGGCGATCTCAGCGACATTCCCTTGCAGACGCTCGAGCCGAAGATGAATGCCGTGGTCTATCGCACGGCTTGCGATGCCTGGGAGCCGCTTCGCGCCGAAGACCTGTATAACCCCGGCGTCTATCTCGGCATGAAGGTCAACCCGCATCAGCGCATGGCCATCTTCGTCACCCGTTCGGAGGAGCAGGCGGGCTGGACGACCGCACAGCACGCCACCAACGTCGTCTGGGACCTGCATATGATGCACTGGGATCCCGACAAGAAGCTCCTCTATATCAGCAGCTCGGCCAAAGGCCCCTATGATCGGCTGGCCAAGGCTGTCTGCGGTGACACGACACGGCGCGTCGAAGGCGAGGAAGTTTTTCGCAGTCTTCATGGCTTCAATCGCCTCATCCTTCGCAACCTCGGGCTCACACACCATCAGGGCCGTGGCGTGCGCTATTCGATGTATATGGGCGTGGACGTCGCCGACGGGTTGGACACCGCGAAATCGCAATCCCGTATCAAGAACAACGTCTTTGCGACCGGCTTCCTCGATGGCGTGCCGGCCTCGCGCGGCTGCTCGGCCAAAGGGAAGTTCTGGTCGATCTCCCCGGTTCGCGACCTTACCGACTGGGTCGAGTGGTGCGGCGACATCGGCACAGCCGTCAACGATCCGGGCATCACCACCGATGGCGTCTTCAAGAGCGCCATGCGCCCCCGCCAGATCAATAATCGGCCGAGCGTTCCACCCGTAGCAATTCACTGGCCGGAATCTGTGCTGATACAGATCGAGGACCGGATCGAGATCAGCTTCGACGACATCGCCGCACCGTTCGCGGAATGCGACATCGAGCTTGTGGACCACGAACGCACCGGGCCGCTGCGCTTCGCGGTGCGCAGCGATACCCAGATCGCCGAGTTCGAAATCGTGTTCGCGGAAGGCGGCGCCCGCTATCCGCAACGATCAGGGCCGAAGGCTACGATCAAGTTCAGCGGCAAGGTGAAGACGCTGTCGGAATCCTTTGGCGAAGACTCCCCGCAGATTGATTTCGGAGACGGCTCTCTCCTGATCTACAGTCATCTCTATGCCCTGCCCGATGGTGTTCAGGTCGAGCCTTATCCTTCAGATCGGATCGAGGTTTGGGACTGGTCGGGAACAGATATCCGAACAGAGTCGCAAGGATCGGAAAAACGTGCAGATTCCGTCCAGCGGCGGGTCATCGAGACCTTGCTCGCCGACGGGGACGCCTACGATCTGATTTTCGACGACGATGGAGCTGGCGAGATTGCCGATGTGGTGACGCTCCGCGTCACCGAGGGCCTTGTCCAGGTCACGCTCCATCATTGCAAGTTTTCGAGCGCCGACACACCCGGGGCCCGCGTGAAAGATCTCTACGAAGTGTGCGGGCAGGCCCAAAAATCCGCCCGCTGGCGCGACCGCCCCAGCCGCATGTTCACGCATATGCTCAGGCGCGAGAAGCTGCGCCTCGACAAGGGGCAAAGCTCTCGCTTCGAACATGGGAACGCCGCGTTCCTCAAGCGGCTGAAAGCGAGTTGGCAGGACTATCGCTACGAATTTGACGTCCGCATCATTCAGCCCGGCCTGTCGCGGGCGGTGATCACCGAGGAAGGGCTGCATTTGCTCGCCGGAGTCGAGACCTATCTCCTGGAGACCCGCGCGATGAAATTGCGGGTCATGGGCAGCGCATAA
- a CDS encoding exodeoxyribonuclease V subunit beta gives MMSVSKVLKDDGARRDAISLHDRSILVEAGAGSGKTAVMAGRIAAMLAEGVAPRSIAAVTFTELAASELLSRVREFVADLSAGTIATELRVALPDGLTQAHRDNLAAASAAIDEITCSTIHGFCQRLIKPYPAEADIDPGAGVMDRNQADLTFLEIVDGWLRERLSGGQGGILAEMVLHSPGETVALIHKIAENLRRRPTLSAPPVSPLVGHLTAFRQAAADFAGFMDGAAAAEPETVTIVERLAEMATALANGPDPATPAGLVHLLTSRPHPDLCTKAGAFASYRRKGKWAAAAKQAGLSKADGDRLNDAAETHYTACCDAWAALAQAAAGHALAALIDEARPILQRYRDHKRASAQLDFDDLIFAARDLLRDYDAVRRALGQRFVHVLVDEFQDTDPQQTEIFWRLCGEPVDGDDDWTRFRIRPGALFLVGDPKQAIYRFRGADVGTYVQARDAFRAQAPGSLLSISTNFRSCASILTFVNERFEAVLSADGQPGFTALDPFHDDRGGPCVAALDIAVADENGKATAEQQRDAEAEAIAELCARLIENHPIIDRRSGAERACQPGDIALLAPTGAELWRYEEALERRGIPVATQAGKGLFRRQEIQDLIALTRVLADRRDTLALGALLRGPLVGLTEEDLLDIIWGLPRSEKQPDRIPRLDLGIDPAVIAHPLTREVIERLQSLSRRGNSTTAHALLSQAVDVMRVRPLLLERHRGQAERALANVDLYLSLSTGYAVRGLRAFAEAMTSAWSDEARAVEGRPDAQEEAVALFTMHAAKGLEWPIVIPVNTMTGVIAAESAVIDRQTETFYCPVLGVTPEGYETARQAEKEELDRERIRLWYVAATRARELLVLPRLDTTPSKSAWIGLVDLSLADLPGLDVSRLPAGRTAASAGEDNTQTRASFAAEAETIAAAQTRLTWLAPSRDENAAGTVLREEEAALWTGSADDQRPELEAAALVQGGRERGLILHKLMEEVLTGETAEAEAALTERAADLIRALGQAPVADPATGLSAEELAACVVRTLALPDIAALRPGLLAEFPVYAAQSSDGVETATAGIADALTVGEDGRPVVVVDWKSDVNPEAQTLDHYRAQVSAYLDMTGAERGLIVLMTRGMVIAVSPSPQTVAA, from the coding sequence ATGATGAGCGTGTCCAAGGTGCTGAAGGACGACGGCGCACGCCGCGATGCGATCAGCCTCCATGATCGTTCGATCCTGGTCGAGGCCGGCGCGGGTTCGGGCAAGACCGCCGTCATGGCCGGCCGCATCGCCGCCATGCTGGCCGAAGGCGTTGCGCCGCGCTCCATCGCCGCCGTCACTTTCACCGAACTCGCCGCGAGCGAGCTGCTGTCGCGTGTCCGCGAGTTCGTCGCCGACCTCTCGGCCGGCACGATCGCGACCGAACTGCGCGTGGCGCTCCCCGATGGGCTGACCCAGGCCCATCGCGACAATCTCGCCGCCGCCAGCGCGGCGATCGACGAAATCACCTGCTCGACCATCCACGGCTTCTGCCAGCGCCTCATCAAGCCCTATCCGGCGGAGGCCGACATCGATCCCGGCGCCGGTGTCATGGATCGCAACCAAGCCGATCTCACCTTCCTCGAGATTGTCGATGGCTGGCTGCGCGAACGCCTGTCCGGCGGCCAGGGCGGCATCCTGGCAGAGATGGTGCTGCACAGCCCCGGTGAGACCGTAGCGCTCATCCATAAGATCGCCGAGAATCTGCGCCGCCGCCCTACGCTCTCGGCCCCGCCCGTCTCTCCGCTGGTCGGCCACCTGACGGCGTTCCGGCAGGCCGCTGCGGATTTCGCAGGCTTCATGGATGGCGCGGCGGCGGCCGAGCCGGAAACGGTGACGATCGTCGAGCGGCTGGCCGAGATGGCGACCGCCTTGGCGAACGGTCCCGATCCCGCAACGCCTGCGGGCCTCGTCCACCTCCTGACCTCGCGGCCCCACCCGGATCTTTGCACCAAGGCGGGCGCCTTCGCCTCCTACCGCAGGAAGGGCAAATGGGCCGCCGCGGCCAAGCAGGCGGGTCTCTCCAAGGCCGACGGCGATCGGCTGAACGACGCCGCCGAGACCCACTACACCGCCTGCTGCGACGCCTGGGCCGCGCTTGCGCAGGCCGCCGCCGGCCATGCCCTGGCGGCGCTGATCGACGAAGCGCGTCCGATCCTACAACGCTATCGCGACCACAAGCGCGCTAGCGCCCAGCTCGATTTCGACGATCTGATTTTCGCCGCGCGCGACTTGCTGCGCGACTATGATGCCGTGCGCCGGGCGCTGGGGCAGCGTTTCGTCCATGTCCTCGTCGACGAGTTCCAGGACACCGATCCCCAGCAAACCGAGATCTTCTGGCGGCTGTGCGGCGAGCCGGTCGATGGCGATGACGACTGGACCCGGTTCCGCATCCGGCCGGGCGCGCTCTTCCTGGTCGGCGACCCCAAGCAGGCGATCTATCGCTTCCGCGGCGCCGATGTCGGCACCTATGTGCAGGCGAGGGACGCCTTCCGCGCCCAAGCTCCCGGCAGCCTCCTGTCGATCTCCACCAATTTCCGCTCCTGCGCCTCCATCCTCACATTCGTCAACGAGCGCTTCGAGGCCGTGCTCTCGGCCGATGGGCAGCCGGGCTTCACTGCGCTCGACCCGTTCCATGACGACCGGGGCGGCCCGTGCGTGGCGGCCCTCGACATCGCCGTGGCCGACGAAAACGGCAAGGCCACCGCCGAACAGCAGCGCGACGCCGAAGCCGAGGCCATCGCCGAGCTGTGCGCCCGGCTGATCGAAAACCACCCGATCATCGACCGTCGCAGCGGCGCGGAACGTGCCTGCCAACCGGGCGACATCGCCTTGCTGGCGCCGACCGGCGCGGAGCTGTGGCGCTATGAGGAAGCCCTAGAGCGCCGCGGCATCCCAGTGGCGACCCAGGCCGGCAAGGGGCTGTTCCGCCGCCAGGAAATCCAAGACCTCATCGCGCTGACCCGCGTCCTGGCCGATCGCCGCGACACGCTGGCGCTCGGCGCGCTGCTGCGCGGGCCTCTGGTCGGCCTCACGGAGGAAGACCTGCTGGACATCATCTGGGGGCTTCCGCGCTCGGAGAAACAGCCGGATCGGATTCCGCGCCTGGATCTCGGCATCGACCCGGCCGTCATCGCTCACCCGCTCACGCGCGAGGTCATCGAGCGGCTGCAATCGCTCTCTCGGCGCGGCAACAGCACGACCGCGCACGCACTGCTCTCGCAGGCCGTGGACGTGATGCGCGTCCGCCCGCTCCTCCTTGAGCGCCATCGCGGCCAGGCCGAGCGCGCGCTCGCCAATGTCGATCTCTATCTCAGCCTGTCGACCGGCTACGCCGTGCGCGGCCTGCGCGCCTTCGCCGAGGCGATGACATCGGCATGGTCCGATGAGGCGCGCGCCGTCGAGGGCCGGCCCGACGCCCAGGAGGAAGCGGTCGCGCTCTTCACGATGCACGCGGCCAAGGGCCTGGAATGGCCGATCGTCATTCCGGTCAACACCATGACTGGCGTCATTGCTGCCGAAAGCGCCGTCATCGACCGCCAGACCGAGACGTTCTATTGCCCGGTTCTGGGCGTCACGCCGGAGGGCTATGAAACCGCCCGCCAGGCGGAAAAGGAAGAGCTGGACCGCGAACGCATCCGGCTCTGGTATGTCGCGGCCACCCGCGCCCGCGAACTTCTCGTCCTGCCCCGGCTCGACACCACACCGTCGAAATCGGCCTGGATCGGTCTCGTCGATCTGTCGCTCGCCGACCTGCCCGGCCTGGACGTCTCCCGCCTGCCTGCCGGCCGCACGGCCGCAAGTGCGGGCGAGGACAATACCCAGACGCGCGCGAGCTTCGCTGCCGAAGCCGAAACCATCGCCGCCGCACAGACGCGGCTGACCTGGCTTGCGCCCAGCCGCGACGAAAACGCCGCTGGGACCGTGCTGCGGGAAGAAGAAGCCGCGCTCTGGACGGGGTCGGCCGACGACCAGCGTCCCGAGCTGGAAGCCGCCGCCCTCGTGCAGGGCGGCCGGGAGCGCGGACTGATCCTCCACAAGCTTATGGAAGAGGTGCTGACCGGCGAAACCGCAGAGGCGGAAGCCGCCTTGACAGAACGGGCGGCGGACCTCATCCGCGCCCTCGGCCAGGCTCCGGTCGCCGACCCGGCGACGGGACTGTCGGCGGAAGAACTGGCGGCCTGTGTCGTTCGGACACTGGCCCTGCCCGACATCGCAGCCCTGCGGCCGGGTCTTTTGGCCGAGTTTCCCGTCTATGCCGCACAGTCGTCCGATGGCGTGGAAACCGCAACGGCCGGGATCGCCGACGCCCTGACTGTTGGCGAGGATGGCCGGCCGGTCGTGGTCGTCGACTGGAAGAGCGACGTGAATCCCGAGGCTCAGACGCTCGACCACTATCGGGCTCAGGTCAGCGCCTATCTCGACATGACCGGCGCCGAGCGCGGACTCATCGTTCTGATGACGAGGGGAATGGTGATTGCCGTCTCGCCCTCGCCGCAGACGGTGGCGGCCTGA
- a CDS encoding helicase-related protein — protein MSAPKPFQKAAVDAAFAAFADLDGRRRFLVADEVGLGKTVVAKELACRMADGGRRPLTIYYIANGHAVSHQNKSRVVGFLGDLQLRDAIKTPDRLSLIAVEKRPASPVLIYALTPATSFPGAKARLTGGRKEERAFLKVLLEQSYPAFARDLDPDILRLSARGSWDWAVTEAEKKFAASPPGLRQRFREALEVEFGEPGRAMLDLALHGDTERRIKPLRPTTFVGRLRRALALATLRHQPPDLVILDEFQRYRQLLDEKDADPLLKALLEPEGSARRPAILLLSATPYPYLTTRWEEARGALAHAELLKLIEFLAGSDARDRAKDLFADFGDKLRAVSAHSDASRPELMEEVTEARRLRDELRQLMTPVMSRTERDSVASSDPLAGTKFLHADPLPEDFQVYRHLAESFAEQVRYEALPYWSSVPLPAQSLGPRYAAWKKATIKAAPKLTRMTRERRNKLNAPADWPDAKLRALNGVAPPALLSLPWVAPSLAWWPLRGGWAAATADQKGGADPKLLMFSRFRATPPSVAALLSFGVEARCLPKKQGGYEKAYRRRRFKLAAVPGPVMAAFHPSPWLIRNTDPLAKAGAPLGAVRKEVRRQILAALPRGIVERNTVKARRRHRSIARVLASIERMAGIAEQSAAGWSSAIGDDRAAQSAVRKWRQTLPIDRLSPAEISDLVDYAIGAPGVVLGRALRRHDPTILDGPRYPELVQLSWQGLRAYLDNPVILSLLPGRNAVEQVMGAVVDGGFESVLDEHFWLRAQNLHEGAAGLARDLKASLGLRAGSFSFHGIGGQPHKIPIRCHVAVPFGDAEAEPVVKVEGGVAQATPARPDEVRRSFNTPFWPHVLATTSVGQEGLDFHPWCSHVVHWDLSSNPLDLEQREGRIQRYAGLSVRRKLAEELRDEVLGDLAVDQGSPWRCVERHAERFVDKSGLRPWWVLDGAEIRRHVFERPFGRDMLRFAQLREQRMIYRLALGQPNQEDFIDVLSRGGEATRALLQPLVLDFSAMGLRQQHTIAPDSSANGHGQAAETGAPALDDGDMAAPASATNQPMTDVDAHQRLMPG, from the coding sequence TCGCTGATCGCCGTCGAGAAGCGGCCTGCCAGCCCGGTTTTGATCTATGCGCTCACCCCTGCGACCTCGTTTCCGGGCGCGAAGGCTCGCCTGACCGGCGGCCGAAAGGAAGAACGGGCGTTTCTGAAGGTGCTGCTCGAACAGAGCTATCCGGCTTTCGCTCGCGATCTCGATCCCGACATCTTGCGGCTTAGTGCGCGCGGCTCCTGGGACTGGGCTGTTACGGAAGCCGAGAAGAAGTTTGCGGCGTCGCCACCTGGCTTGCGGCAGAGGTTTCGTGAGGCGCTGGAGGTTGAGTTTGGCGAACCTGGGCGTGCGATGCTCGATCTGGCGCTGCACGGCGACACTGAGCGCAGGATCAAGCCGCTCAGGCCGACCACCTTCGTTGGCCGTCTCCGGCGAGCCTTGGCGCTGGCAACGCTACGCCATCAACCACCAGACCTTGTCATTCTCGACGAGTTCCAGCGCTACCGGCAGCTTCTGGACGAGAAGGACGCCGACCCGCTCCTGAAGGCGCTGCTGGAGCCTGAAGGCTCGGCCAGACGTCCGGCGATCCTGCTGCTGAGCGCCACGCCATATCCGTATCTGACCACGCGATGGGAGGAAGCGCGCGGTGCGCTTGCTCACGCGGAGCTTCTGAAATTGATCGAGTTTCTCGCCGGCTCGGACGCGCGTGATCGCGCAAAGGATCTTTTTGCGGATTTTGGGGACAAGTTGCGCGCCGTCTCCGCCCATTCCGATGCAAGCCGCCCGGAACTGATGGAAGAGGTGACGGAAGCGCGGCGTCTCAGGGATGAGCTTCGGCAGCTTATGACGCCGGTGATGTCGCGCACGGAGCGGGACAGCGTGGCTTCCTCCGATCCGCTCGCCGGCACCAAGTTTCTCCATGCGGACCCGCTGCCCGAGGATTTTCAGGTGTACCGGCATTTGGCGGAGAGCTTCGCCGAGCAAGTGCGCTACGAGGCGTTGCCGTACTGGTCGTCGGTTCCGTTGCCGGCCCAGTCCCTCGGGCCGCGCTATGCGGCTTGGAAGAAGGCCACGATCAAGGCTGCGCCGAAGCTCACGCGGATGACGCGGGAGCGCCGCAACAAGCTCAACGCGCCGGCCGACTGGCCGGACGCCAAGCTTCGTGCGCTGAACGGTGTTGCTCCGCCCGCATTGTTGTCGTTGCCCTGGGTCGCCCCATCGCTTGCATGGTGGCCTCTTCGCGGGGGGTGGGCGGCGGCGACGGCCGATCAGAAAGGCGGGGCTGATCCCAAGCTCCTTATGTTCAGCCGGTTCCGTGCAACGCCCCCCAGCGTCGCAGCGCTTCTCAGCTTCGGGGTCGAGGCACGCTGCCTTCCCAAGAAACAAGGGGGATACGAAAAAGCCTACAGGCGGCGGCGCTTCAAGCTGGCGGCGGTCCCCGGCCCCGTGATGGCGGCGTTCCATCCCTCGCCATGGCTGATCCGCAACACCGACCCGCTCGCAAAAGCGGGGGCGCCGCTCGGTGCTGTCCGCAAGGAAGTTCGCCGGCAGATTCTCGCTGCTTTGCCGAGAGGCATTGTCGAACGGAACACCGTCAAGGCCCGCCGGCGCCACAGATCGATTGCCCGCGTCTTGGCGTCCATCGAACGCATGGCGGGTATTGCGGAGCAGTCGGCGGCGGGATGGAGCAGTGCGATCGGTGATGATCGCGCCGCGCAATCGGCAGTGCGAAAGTGGCGCCAGACGCTGCCGATCGACAGGCTATCGCCGGCCGAGATTTCCGACCTCGTTGACTACGCCATTGGCGCGCCGGGCGTCGTGCTTGGCCGGGCGCTGCGGCGCCATGACCCGACGATCCTGGATGGCCCGCGATACCCCGAACTGGTTCAGCTCAGTTGGCAGGGCCTGCGTGCCTATCTCGACAACCCGGTTATATTGTCATTGCTGCCAGGCAGGAACGCGGTCGAGCAGGTCATGGGAGCGGTGGTCGACGGCGGGTTCGAGAGCGTTCTCGACGAGCATTTCTGGCTCCGCGCCCAGAATCTCCATGAGGGCGCTGCGGGTCTTGCCAGGGATCTGAAGGCGTCACTCGGGCTCCGTGCCGGCAGTTTCAGTTTTCATGGGATCGGCGGGCAGCCGCACAAGATTCCTATCCGTTGCCATGTCGCCGTGCCATTTGGCGACGCGGAAGCCGAGCCGGTGGTCAAGGTGGAGGGAGGCGTGGCGCAGGCCACTCCGGCGCGTCCAGATGAAGTGCGCCGAAGCTTCAACACGCCTTTCTGGCCGCATGTCCTGGCGACGACATCCGTTGGGCAGGAGGGCCTGGATTTTCATCCGTGGTGTTCGCATGTGGTTCATTGGGACCTTTCCTCCAATCCGCTCGACCTCGAGCAACGCGAAGGCCGCATTCAGCGCTATGCGGGCCTGTCGGTCAGACGGAAGTTGGCGGAAGAGCTGCGCGACGAAGTGCTTGGTGATCTCGCCGTGGATCAAGGCTCGCCCTGGCGATGCGTGGAACGGCACGCGGAGCGCTTTGTCGATAAGAGCGGCCTTCGTCCGTGGTGGGTGCTCGACGGCGCCGAAATTCGCCGGCATGTTTTCGAGCGTCCCTTTGGTCGGGACATGCTGCGGTTCGCGCAACTTCGGGAGCAGCGCATGATCTATCGACTGGCTCTCGGCCAGCCCAACCAGGAAGATTTTATCGACGTGCTATCGCGCGGCGGGGAAGCGACCCGTGCGCTGCTGCAACCGCTCGTCCTGGACTTTTCCGCAATGGGTCTTCGGCAACAACACACGATTGCCCCGGACTCATCGGCCAATGGCCATGGGCAGGCGGCAGAGACCGGCGCTCCGGCATTGGATGACGGCGACATGGCCGCGCCTGCGTCGGCAACCAACCAGCCTATGACCGACGTCGATGCCCATCAGCGGCTGATGCCTGGCTGA